The genomic interval CCTGAAGACCAATCTGCTCTACGATGCGGTCACGGCCCTGAATTTCGCCGCCGAGGTCCCCTTCAACGAAAAGTTCTCGATTCTCTACGAGCACCATTGCCCCTGGTGGCTTTCGAACAGCAACCGGTTCTGTCTGCAGTATCTCTCCTTCGGAGGCGAATTCCGGTGGTGGTTCAAACCCAAAACCAGGCCCGAATCCGCCCGCAGGGTACAGCGCGACGCGCTGGTCGGACACTTCCTCGGGCTCTACGGCATGGGCGGGAAGTTCGACCTGCAGGCCAACCGGACCTTCTGCTATCAGGGCGAATTCTTCAGCGCAGGCCTCACATACGGCTATTCGATGCCCATTGCCAAGCGGCTCAATCTCGAATTTTCCATCTCGGCCGGATATGCCCGGATCCCATACAGACACTACACCCCCACGTCCGACTGGGAGATCCTCATCCGAGATCGCAACAAAACCGGCGTCTGGCACTATTTCGGTCCCACCAAGATCGAAGTAGCCCTCAGTGTGCCCCTGCTCATCCGGAAAAAAGCGAAAGGAGGTAGCCGATGAAACGTGTAACGAAGTGGTTTTTCCTGGCCGCGACACTGACGGTTACGGCAATCCTGGCCACGCGATGCGAGCGCCGCCCGCTGGTCGAGGCCGGGAACACGCACTACGTCCGGGTATATCTCGACGAAGAGATCAAAAACGTGACGACCGGATTCTACGACTCGTCGCTCCCCACGCCCGAATACGCGACGCCCGACGTGCTTCGCGTGGTGCTCTACGACCAGAAAAACAACAGGACCGCCGCAGAGCGGTACCTGAGGAACCGGAATACCGACGCCCGGGGCACCTACTTCGACGGATACATCATCGCCGAACCC from uncultured Alistipes sp. carries:
- a CDS encoding DUF3575 domain-containing protein; this translates as MERIRLYLANSPQIDSITIYAYASPEGVYEHNVWLAEKRAEAAKRFVLAHIPQERNFNPERIRLCPMEENWTGLAEELEANYHRNDREKVLAILRAPVRNDTKKWRLQQLDNGYTYKYIIRRHMPRLRLATWICIWQKPYQEPVGKEAAFAVSEPEPSPLTPLHVEPLHIESPREKKTILALKTNLLYDAVTALNFAAEVPFNEKFSILYEHHCPWWLSNSNRFCLQYLSFGGEFRWWFKPKTRPESARRVQRDALVGHFLGLYGMGGKFDLQANRTFCYQGEFFSAGLTYGYSMPIAKRLNLEFSISAGYARIPYRHYTPTSDWEILIRDRNKTGVWHYFGPTKIEVALSVPLLIRKKAKGGSR